The following proteins are encoded in a genomic region of Hirundo rustica isolate bHirRus1 chromosome 3, bHirRus1.pri.v3, whole genome shotgun sequence:
- the LOC120751232 gene encoding TOG array regulator of axonemal microtubules protein 2-like, producing MPLFPRKLADLFGLKTYEQNPVLGNGGLGSRPAEGPLAQEPRQRQLSSAVPRVDAEEDKVKAEHGSASPRGLQWSQAKEMGHSTSPGPTRYEELRDGFEKLHAVLYWLARENLDQKDVERWVEEIKERRQKNMSLQLPPQTADPGDAAEASFSLPPVNGTASGVQRKHPSSSLKKKVLRKEDNVPLLSKTPIIRGDGSFPRKLPSVTSQTATGAERPEEPLRGHGQKGTASSDPQQSLLQALSLLSSDDWELKEKGLLSIKHLAGSHSEVLLCRLHDVCWAVSSEVTNLRSKVSYSAIVALGELFAAFKKDMDSEVDEVSRVLLQVVWNSPEFVQEAATQTLGIMVANVTPARAMTALMDRGVKSRQAQVRKCAAKLLLSLMEKIGVTELADTPRAERLAHVAGKLAQDCDKDTRHYGQEMVKMFLSHQKLKWLFEQSVSTRDLEDIMTRIRKKGMENQEGEKPSVKKLEKRNDDSKKPQATLPLSKRY from the exons ATGCCTCTGTTCCCAAGGAAACTCGCTGACCTGTTTGGGTTGAAGACTTATGAGCAGAACCCAGTCCTTGGGAATGGAGGTCTTGGCTCCCGGCCTGCTGAGGGGCCCTTGGCCCAGGAGCCCCGGCAGAGGCAGCTGAGCAGCGCTGTCCCCAGGGTCGATGCCGAGGAGGACAAGGTGAAGGCCGAGCATGGCTCAGCCTCACCAAGAG GCCTCCAATGGAGCCAGGCCAAGGAGATGGGTCATTCCACCAGTCCTGGTCCTACCCGTTATGAAGAACTGAGGGATGGCTTTGAAAAG CTCCACGCTGTGTTGTACTGGTTGGCTCGAGAGAACCTAGACCAGAAGGACGTAGAGCGTTGGGTGGAGGAGATCAAGGAAAGGAGACAAAAGAATATGTCCTTGCAGCTGCCTCCTCAGACAGCTGACCCTGGGGATGCAGCTGAAGCAA GCTTTAGCCTACCACCTGTCAATGGCACAGCTTCCGGTGTGCAGAGAAAACACCCCAGTAGTTCCTTGAAGAAGAAGGTCTTGAGGAAGGAGGACAATGTGCCCTTACTGTCCAAGACACCCATCATCCGTGGGGATGGCAGCTTCCCACGCAAGCTGCCATCAG TGACCTCGCAGACGGCCACGGGTGCCGAGCGCCCAGAGGAGCCGCTCCGTGGGCATGGGCAGAAGGGCACAGCCTCTTCTGATCCACAGCAGTCCTTGCTCCAGGCactctccctgctcagcagtgatgACTG GGAGCTGAAGGAGAAGGGACTCCTCAGCATCAAACACCTGGCTGGGTCCCATTCGGAAGTCCTGCTTTGTCGACTTCATGACGTTTGCTGGGCAGTTTCCAGCGAG GTGACCAACCTCCGCTCAAAGGTGTCCTACTCTGCAATCGTCGCTCTGGGAGAGCTCTTTGCAGCCTTCAAGAAGGACATGGACTCTGAGGTGGATGAGGTGTCTCGGGTCCTTCTTCAGGTGGTGTGGAACTCCCCAGAGTTTGTTCAGGAAGCAGCCACTCAGACCCTGGGGATCATGGTGGCCAATGTGACTCCTGCACGAGCAATGACTGCTCTCATGGACAGGGGAGTCAA GAGCCGCCAAGCCCAGGTGCGGAAGTGTGCGGCCAAACTCCTCCTGTCCTTGATGGAGAAAATCGGAGTCACGGAGCTCGCAGACACACCCAGGGCTGAGAGGCTGGCACACGTGGCAGGGAAGCTTGCTCAGGACTGTGACAAGGATACAAG GCATTACGGCCAGGAGATGGTGAAGATGTTTCTGAGTCATCAAAAACTTAAATGGCTTTTTGAACAATCCGTTTCCACTCGTGACCTGGAAGATATTATGACAAGAATTAGGAAGAAA GGGATGGAAAACCAGGAGGGTGAAAAGCCATCTGTCaagaagctggagaagaggaatgATGACTCGAAGAAGCCCCAGGCCACATTGCCTTTGAGTAAACGGTACTGA